The following proteins are encoded in a genomic region of Stegostoma tigrinum isolate sSteTig4 chromosome 2, sSteTig4.hap1, whole genome shotgun sequence:
- the LOC125463434 gene encoding nuclear receptor subfamily 1 group D member 2-like isoform X2 — protein MLANNCTLKLGSPSNIHLACSAKGDGPNTSPLSKCTSGITKINGMVLLCKVCGDVASGFHYGVHACEGCKGFFRRSIQQNIQYKKCLKNENCSIMRINRNRCQQCRFKKCLAVGMSRDAVRFGRIPKREKQRMLIEMQSAMKMMMNNQLNGYAQTEASQDEIASPQLQHEQLQNIEDDVIGTVTKAHKETFHSTQDKPGKILEALKLQNRENLQKNSDDNWIIGHSTNSVNRIHCLLNANQHKFSNTNQSNNHIFCPNDVSDRFISRHYHTVSNEYTQNAIAEDGFSQSSAMFDHSCTTERRMHLVCPMSMSPYVNPDKSEQEIWEEFSMSFTPAVREVVEFAKRIPGFKDLSQHDQVSLLKAGTFEVLMVRFAALFDVHERTVTFLSGKSYGMEELQLLGAGDLLISMFEFSEKLGALQLSEEEMSLFTAVVLVSADRSGIENVNSVEQLQETLIRALRTLIMKNHPNESSIFTKLLLKLPDLRSLNNMHSEELLAFKIYP, from the exons ATGCTTGCTAATAACTGTACATTGAAACTAGGAAGTCCCAGTAACATCCATCTTGCGTGCTCAGCTAAAGGGGATGGACCGAACACAAGTCCTTTGAGCAAATGTACCAGCGGCATTACTA AAATTAATGGAATGGTCCTTCTATGTAAAGTCTGTGGAGATGTGGCATCTGGATTCCATTATggtgtgcatgcatgtgaaggTTGCAAG GGATTTTTCCGAAGGAGCATTCAGCAGAATATCCAATATAAGAAATGCCTGAAAAATGAAAACTGTTCCATAATGAGGATTAATAGGAACCGGTGTCAGCAATGTCGCTTCAAGAAGTGTTTGGCTGTAGGCATGTCCCGAGATG CTGTTCGATTTGGACGCATTCCCAAACGTGAAAAACAGAGAATGTTGATAGAAATGCAAAGTGCAATGAAGATGATGATGAATAATCAGTTGAATGGCTACGCACAGACTGAAGCATCACAAGATGAGATCGCTTCTCCACAACTGCAGCATGAACAACTTCAAAACATTGAAGATGATGTAATTGGTACAGTGACCAAAGCCCATAAGGAAACATTTCACTCTACACAAGACAAACCAGGCAAAATACTGGAAGCTCTGAAGCTCCAGAACAGAGAGAATCTTCAGAAAAACAGTGATGATAATTGGATAATTGGTCACTCTACAAATAGCGTTAATAGAATCCACTGTTTGCTCAATGCAAACCAGCATAAATTCTCTAACACAAATCAGAGTAATAACCATATATTTTGCCCAAATGATGTCTCAGATAGATTCATAAGTAGGCATTATCATACTGTTTCGAATGAATATACCCAAAATGCAATTGCAGAAGATGGATTTTCGCAAAGTAGTGCCATGTTTGATCATTCTTGCACCACGGAAAGGAGAATGCATCTG GTGTGCCCGATGAGTATGTCTCCCTATGTAAACCCCGATAAATCCGAACAGGAAATTTGGGAAGAATTCTCCATGAGCTTTACACCTGCAGTTAGAGAAGTGGTAGAATTTGCAAAACGTATTCCAGGATTCAAAGATCTATCACAGCATGACCAAGTGAGCTTGCTTAAAGCTGGAACATTTGAG GTATTAATGGTACGCTTTGCTGCTTTATTTGATGTACATGAGCGCACAGTCACATTTCTTAGTGGAAAGAGTTATGGCATGGAGGAGTTGCAGTTACTGGGGGCAGGTGATTTGTTGATCTCCATGTTTGAATTTAGCGAGAAACTTGGTGCCCTGCAGCTCAGTGAAGAGGAAATGAGCCTGTTCACAGCTGTTGTCCTGGTTTCTGCTG ATCGTTCAGGAATAGAAAATGTTAACTCAGTGGAGCAATTGCAAGAAACTCTAATTCGAGCGCTCAGAACCTTAATTATGAAAAACCATCCAAATGAATCCTCCATCTTTACAAAGCTCTTACTGAAATTACCTGACCTGCGTTCTCTTAACAATATGCATTCAGAAGAATTGTTGGCCTTTAAAATATATCCTTAA
- the LOC125463434 gene encoding nuclear receptor subfamily 1 group D member 2-like isoform X3, with amino-acid sequence MDGNGAEINGMVLLCKVCGDVASGFHYGVHACEGCKGFFRRSIQQNIQYKKCLKNENCSIMRINRNRCQQCRFKKCLAVGMSRDAVRFGRIPKREKQRMLIEMQSAMKMMMNNQLNGYAQTEASQDEIASPQLQHEQLQNIEDDVIGTVTKAHKETFHSTQDKPGKILEALKLQNRENLQKNSDDNWIIGHSTNSVNRIHCLLNANQHKFSNTNQSNNHIFCPNDVSDRFISRHYHTVSNEYTQNAIAEDGFSQSSAMFDHSCTTERRMHLVCPMSMSPYVNPDKSEQEIWEEFSMSFTPAVREVVEFAKRIPGFKDLSQHDQVSLLKAGTFEVLMVRFAALFDVHERTVTFLSGKSYGMEELQLLGAGDLLISMFEFSEKLGALQLSEEEMSLFTAVVLVSADRSGIENVNSVEQLQETLIRALRTLIMKNHPNESSIFTKLLLKLPDLRSLNNMHSEELLAFKIYP; translated from the exons AAATTAATGGAATGGTCCTTCTATGTAAAGTCTGTGGAGATGTGGCATCTGGATTCCATTATggtgtgcatgcatgtgaaggTTGCAAG GGATTTTTCCGAAGGAGCATTCAGCAGAATATCCAATATAAGAAATGCCTGAAAAATGAAAACTGTTCCATAATGAGGATTAATAGGAACCGGTGTCAGCAATGTCGCTTCAAGAAGTGTTTGGCTGTAGGCATGTCCCGAGATG CTGTTCGATTTGGACGCATTCCCAAACGTGAAAAACAGAGAATGTTGATAGAAATGCAAAGTGCAATGAAGATGATGATGAATAATCAGTTGAATGGCTACGCACAGACTGAAGCATCACAAGATGAGATCGCTTCTCCACAACTGCAGCATGAACAACTTCAAAACATTGAAGATGATGTAATTGGTACAGTGACCAAAGCCCATAAGGAAACATTTCACTCTACACAAGACAAACCAGGCAAAATACTGGAAGCTCTGAAGCTCCAGAACAGAGAGAATCTTCAGAAAAACAGTGATGATAATTGGATAATTGGTCACTCTACAAATAGCGTTAATAGAATCCACTGTTTGCTCAATGCAAACCAGCATAAATTCTCTAACACAAATCAGAGTAATAACCATATATTTTGCCCAAATGATGTCTCAGATAGATTCATAAGTAGGCATTATCATACTGTTTCGAATGAATATACCCAAAATGCAATTGCAGAAGATGGATTTTCGCAAAGTAGTGCCATGTTTGATCATTCTTGCACCACGGAAAGGAGAATGCATCTG GTGTGCCCGATGAGTATGTCTCCCTATGTAAACCCCGATAAATCCGAACAGGAAATTTGGGAAGAATTCTCCATGAGCTTTACACCTGCAGTTAGAGAAGTGGTAGAATTTGCAAAACGTATTCCAGGATTCAAAGATCTATCACAGCATGACCAAGTGAGCTTGCTTAAAGCTGGAACATTTGAG GTATTAATGGTACGCTTTGCTGCTTTATTTGATGTACATGAGCGCACAGTCACATTTCTTAGTGGAAAGAGTTATGGCATGGAGGAGTTGCAGTTACTGGGGGCAGGTGATTTGTTGATCTCCATGTTTGAATTTAGCGAGAAACTTGGTGCCCTGCAGCTCAGTGAAGAGGAAATGAGCCTGTTCACAGCTGTTGTCCTGGTTTCTGCTG ATCGTTCAGGAATAGAAAATGTTAACTCAGTGGAGCAATTGCAAGAAACTCTAATTCGAGCGCTCAGAACCTTAATTATGAAAAACCATCCAAATGAATCCTCCATCTTTACAAAGCTCTTACTGAAATTACCTGACCTGCGTTCTCTTAACAATATGCATTCAGAAGAATTGTTGGCCTTTAAAATATATCCTTAA
- the LOC125463434 gene encoding nuclear receptor subfamily 1 group D member 2-like isoform X1: protein MDGNGAGGVIAYISSSSSSCSPVSYYSDSSENSFQSVSSSVPSSPSSLVSDNHINSSDMLANNCTLKLGSPSNIHLACSAKGDGPNTSPLSKCTSGITKINGMVLLCKVCGDVASGFHYGVHACEGCKGFFRRSIQQNIQYKKCLKNENCSIMRINRNRCQQCRFKKCLAVGMSRDAVRFGRIPKREKQRMLIEMQSAMKMMMNNQLNGYAQTEASQDEIASPQLQHEQLQNIEDDVIGTVTKAHKETFHSTQDKPGKILEALKLQNRENLQKNSDDNWIIGHSTNSVNRIHCLLNANQHKFSNTNQSNNHIFCPNDVSDRFISRHYHTVSNEYTQNAIAEDGFSQSSAMFDHSCTTERRMHLVCPMSMSPYVNPDKSEQEIWEEFSMSFTPAVREVVEFAKRIPGFKDLSQHDQVSLLKAGTFEVLMVRFAALFDVHERTVTFLSGKSYGMEELQLLGAGDLLISMFEFSEKLGALQLSEEEMSLFTAVVLVSADRSGIENVNSVEQLQETLIRALRTLIMKNHPNESSIFTKLLLKLPDLRSLNNMHSEELLAFKIYP from the exons gtggtgtcattgcaTACATAAGTTCATCAAGTTCCAGTTGTAGTCCTGTCTCTTATTATAGTGACAGTTCAGAGAACAGTTTCCAGTCAGTCTCGTCTTCTGTTCCATCATCACCCAGCAGTCTTGTATCTGATAACCACATTAACTCCAGTGATATGCTTGCTAATAACTGTACATTGAAACTAGGAAGTCCCAGTAACATCCATCTTGCGTGCTCAGCTAAAGGGGATGGACCGAACACAAGTCCTTTGAGCAAATGTACCAGCGGCATTACTA AAATTAATGGAATGGTCCTTCTATGTAAAGTCTGTGGAGATGTGGCATCTGGATTCCATTATggtgtgcatgcatgtgaaggTTGCAAG GGATTTTTCCGAAGGAGCATTCAGCAGAATATCCAATATAAGAAATGCCTGAAAAATGAAAACTGTTCCATAATGAGGATTAATAGGAACCGGTGTCAGCAATGTCGCTTCAAGAAGTGTTTGGCTGTAGGCATGTCCCGAGATG CTGTTCGATTTGGACGCATTCCCAAACGTGAAAAACAGAGAATGTTGATAGAAATGCAAAGTGCAATGAAGATGATGATGAATAATCAGTTGAATGGCTACGCACAGACTGAAGCATCACAAGATGAGATCGCTTCTCCACAACTGCAGCATGAACAACTTCAAAACATTGAAGATGATGTAATTGGTACAGTGACCAAAGCCCATAAGGAAACATTTCACTCTACACAAGACAAACCAGGCAAAATACTGGAAGCTCTGAAGCTCCAGAACAGAGAGAATCTTCAGAAAAACAGTGATGATAATTGGATAATTGGTCACTCTACAAATAGCGTTAATAGAATCCACTGTTTGCTCAATGCAAACCAGCATAAATTCTCTAACACAAATCAGAGTAATAACCATATATTTTGCCCAAATGATGTCTCAGATAGATTCATAAGTAGGCATTATCATACTGTTTCGAATGAATATACCCAAAATGCAATTGCAGAAGATGGATTTTCGCAAAGTAGTGCCATGTTTGATCATTCTTGCACCACGGAAAGGAGAATGCATCTG GTGTGCCCGATGAGTATGTCTCCCTATGTAAACCCCGATAAATCCGAACAGGAAATTTGGGAAGAATTCTCCATGAGCTTTACACCTGCAGTTAGAGAAGTGGTAGAATTTGCAAAACGTATTCCAGGATTCAAAGATCTATCACAGCATGACCAAGTGAGCTTGCTTAAAGCTGGAACATTTGAG GTATTAATGGTACGCTTTGCTGCTTTATTTGATGTACATGAGCGCACAGTCACATTTCTTAGTGGAAAGAGTTATGGCATGGAGGAGTTGCAGTTACTGGGGGCAGGTGATTTGTTGATCTCCATGTTTGAATTTAGCGAGAAACTTGGTGCCCTGCAGCTCAGTGAAGAGGAAATGAGCCTGTTCACAGCTGTTGTCCTGGTTTCTGCTG ATCGTTCAGGAATAGAAAATGTTAACTCAGTGGAGCAATTGCAAGAAACTCTAATTCGAGCGCTCAGAACCTTAATTATGAAAAACCATCCAAATGAATCCTCCATCTTTACAAAGCTCTTACTGAAATTACCTGACCTGCGTTCTCTTAACAATATGCATTCAGAAGAATTGTTGGCCTTTAAAATATATCCTTAA
- the LOC125463434 gene encoding nuclear receptor subfamily 1 group D member 2-like isoform X4, whose translation MDGNGAGGVIAYISSSSSSCSPVSYYSDSSENSFQSVSSSVPSSPSSLVSDNHINSSDMLANNCTLKLGSPSNIHLACSAKGDGPNTSPLSKCTSGITKINGMVLLCKVCGDVASGFHYGVHACEGCKGFFRRSIQQNIQYKKCLKNENCSIMRINRNRCQQCRFKKCLAVGMSRDAVRFGRIPKREKQRMLIEMQSAMKMMMNNQLNGYAQTEASQDEIASPQLQHEQLQNIEDDVIGTVTKAHKETFHSTQDKPGKILEALKLQNRENLQKNSDDNWIIGHSTNSVNRIHCLLNANQHKFSNTNQSNNHIFCPNDVSDRFISRHYHTVSNEYTQNAIAEDGFSQSSAMFDHSCTTERRMHLVCPMSMSPYVNPDKSEQEIWEEFSMSFTPAVREVVEFAKRIPGFKDLSQHDQVSLLKAGTFEIVQE comes from the exons gtggtgtcattgcaTACATAAGTTCATCAAGTTCCAGTTGTAGTCCTGTCTCTTATTATAGTGACAGTTCAGAGAACAGTTTCCAGTCAGTCTCGTCTTCTGTTCCATCATCACCCAGCAGTCTTGTATCTGATAACCACATTAACTCCAGTGATATGCTTGCTAATAACTGTACATTGAAACTAGGAAGTCCCAGTAACATCCATCTTGCGTGCTCAGCTAAAGGGGATGGACCGAACACAAGTCCTTTGAGCAAATGTACCAGCGGCATTACTA AAATTAATGGAATGGTCCTTCTATGTAAAGTCTGTGGAGATGTGGCATCTGGATTCCATTATggtgtgcatgcatgtgaaggTTGCAAG GGATTTTTCCGAAGGAGCATTCAGCAGAATATCCAATATAAGAAATGCCTGAAAAATGAAAACTGTTCCATAATGAGGATTAATAGGAACCGGTGTCAGCAATGTCGCTTCAAGAAGTGTTTGGCTGTAGGCATGTCCCGAGATG CTGTTCGATTTGGACGCATTCCCAAACGTGAAAAACAGAGAATGTTGATAGAAATGCAAAGTGCAATGAAGATGATGATGAATAATCAGTTGAATGGCTACGCACAGACTGAAGCATCACAAGATGAGATCGCTTCTCCACAACTGCAGCATGAACAACTTCAAAACATTGAAGATGATGTAATTGGTACAGTGACCAAAGCCCATAAGGAAACATTTCACTCTACACAAGACAAACCAGGCAAAATACTGGAAGCTCTGAAGCTCCAGAACAGAGAGAATCTTCAGAAAAACAGTGATGATAATTGGATAATTGGTCACTCTACAAATAGCGTTAATAGAATCCACTGTTTGCTCAATGCAAACCAGCATAAATTCTCTAACACAAATCAGAGTAATAACCATATATTTTGCCCAAATGATGTCTCAGATAGATTCATAAGTAGGCATTATCATACTGTTTCGAATGAATATACCCAAAATGCAATTGCAGAAGATGGATTTTCGCAAAGTAGTGCCATGTTTGATCATTCTTGCACCACGGAAAGGAGAATGCATCTG GTGTGCCCGATGAGTATGTCTCCCTATGTAAACCCCGATAAATCCGAACAGGAAATTTGGGAAGAATTCTCCATGAGCTTTACACCTGCAGTTAGAGAAGTGGTAGAATTTGCAAAACGTATTCCAGGATTCAAAGATCTATCACAGCATGACCAAGTGAGCTTGCTTAAAGCTGGAACATTTGAG ATCGTTCAGGAATAG